Below is a genomic region from Streptomyces ferrugineus.
CGGAATCCGGACTTCTGCCCCTCTGACTGCGCCTCACGGGCCCCGACCCCACGCGGGCCCCCGACTTCCCTTGGAGGGAACGAAAAGTGAGGATCAAGCGCACTACCCCCCGCAGCGGCATTACGAGACGGACCCGGCTGATCGCCGTATCCACCGGACTCGTGGCCGCGGCCGCGATCGCGATCCCCAACGCGACCGCCGCGGAGACTCCCGCAACCTTCAGCTCCGCCCAGCTCAAGAGCGCCAGCGGCTCCGTGCTGAAGGCCGACATCCCGGGCACCGCCTGGGCCGTCGACAGCAAGACCAACCGCGTCATGGTGACCGTCGACTCCACGGTCTCCCAGGCGGAGATAGCGAAGATCAAGGAACAGGCCGGGGCCAACGCCGACGCGCTCACGATCAAGAGCGTCCCCGGCAAGTTCAGCAAGCTGATCCAGGGTGGCGACGCCATCTATGCGAGTAGCTGGCGCTGCTCCCTCGGCTTCAACGTCCGCAGCAGCAGCGGAGCCGAGTACTTCCTGACCGCCGGCCACTGCACCGACGGCGCGGGCACCTGGTACTCCAACTCCGGCCGCACCCAGGTCATCGGCTCCACCGCCGGCTCCAGCTTCCCGGGCAACGACTACGGCATCGTGCGCTACTCCGGTTCCGTCAGCCGGCCCGGCACCGCGAACGGCGTGGACATCACCCGTGCGGCCACGCCGAGCGTGGGCACCACCGTCATCCGTGACGGCTCCACCACCGGTACGCACAGCGGCCGGGTCACCGCCCTCAACGTGAGCGTCAACTACGGCGGCGGCGACGTCGTCGGCGGTCTGATCCAGACCACCGTCTGCGCCGAGCCCGGCGACTCCGGCGGTTCGCTCTACGGCAGCAACGGCACCGCGTACGGTCTGACCTCCGGCGGCAGCGGCAACTGCAGCTCCGGTGGCACGACCTTCTTCCAGCCGGTCACCGAGGCCCTCAGCGCGTACGGCGTCAGCGTCTACTGACATCGCTGTTCGGCCTGGCCGGCGGCCAACAGCCGGCAGCATTGTGAGCCCCCGCACGCAACTGGCGTGCGGGGGCTCGCCCTTGGTATGCGCCGGGGCTACCGTCGACGTACGGGCAGTACTCCCCTGTGATGCGCCCATGTCCGTGATGCGCCCACGTCGGACCCCGGGGGGTCGGTGATGGTCGAGGAACTGGTGGCGGCGGGAGTGACGCTCGCGTCCGCCGGAGTGGTCTATGTGACGGCGGCCGCGCGGGTCGTCAAGCAGTACGAACGGGGCGTGGTCTTCCGTCTCGGCAAGCTCCGCTCACAGGTGCGCGGGCCCGGGTTCACGATGATCGTTCCGGGCGTCGACAAGCTGCGCAAGGTGAACATGCAGATCGTGACGATGCCCGTGCCGGCGCAGGAGGGCATCACGCGCGACAACGTCACCGTGCGGGTGGACGCCGTCGTCTACTTCAAGGTGACCTCGCCCGCCGACATGGTCGTGCGCGTGGAGGACTACCGGTTCGCGGTCTCGCAGATGGCGCAGACCTCGCTGCGGTCCATCATCGGCAAGAGCGAGCTGGACGATCTGCTGTCCAACCGCGAAAGGCTCAACCAGGGGCTGGAGTTGATGATCGACAGCCCGGCCGTCGAGTGGGGCGTGACGATCGACCGGGTGGAGATCAAGGATGTCTCCCTGCCCGAGACCATGAAGCGGTCGATGGCCCGGCAGGCCGAGGCCGACCGGGAGCGGCGGGCGCGGCTGATCAACGCCGACGCGGAGTTCCAGGCCTCGAAGAAGCTGGCGGAGGCCGCGCATCAGATGGCCGATACGCCTGCGGCCCTTCAGCTGCGCCTGCTGCAGACGGTGATGGCGGTGGCGGCCGAGAAGAACTCCACGCTGGTGCTGCCGATTCCGGTGGAATTGTTGCGGTTTCTTGAGGAAGGGGCGCAGGTCGTGGGCTCCGGACAGCAGCCGGAGGGCGGCGGCGGGCAGGAACTGCCGCCTCTGGAGCCGCGCTTGGATTCGGGCCCCGAAGGGGCGAATTCAAGACAGGAGTAGACCTCACGCGCTGCTTATGATTCGCTTGCTCGCGGTGTTTGCTGTGCGAAGAGGCCGGGCGTGACTGTGCACGGTCAAGTCATGGGGGGTGTGCAACCGTGTTCTACGCGCGTCCTGAAGTCGACCTTGTGCGCCCCCTGCGTCTCTAGGAATAGTGAACCTTGTTCAACCGGCGCGGGTGCGGCTTTTGTTGTGCACCGTCCCCGCGGCCGTACGCCTTCCGGTCCGGCGAGGTCCCCACAACCTCTCGGGCCGACCCCCCACAGGAGGACGTGAGTTGAAGCACCGACGCATACCCAAGCGGCGTGCAGCCGTGGCAGGTGCGGGTATCGCCGCGCTGGTAGCCGCGGGCGTTACCTTGCAGACTGCGAACGCCAGTGAGACGCCGGAGGCGTCCGCGCCGAAGACGCTGTCGATCAGCGCGGCCGGAAAGCTCGCCTCGACGCTGGCGAAGGACCTCGGCGGGGACGCCGCGGGTACGTACTACGACGCGAAGACCAAGAGCCTGGTGGTGAACGTCCTCGACGACGCCGCCGCCGATGCGGTCGAGGCCGCCGGCGCCAAGGCGCGGGTCGTCGAGAACTCGCTCGCCGAGCTGAAGAGCGCGCGTACGACGCTCAAGAAGGACGCGACCATTCCCGGCACCGCCTGGGTGACCGACCCGGCGACGAACAAGGTCGTCGTGACCGCGGACCGTACGGTGTCCGACGCCGAGTGGACCAAGCTCGGCAAGGTGGTCGACGGGCTGGGCGCCACGGCGGAACTGAAGCGGACGAAGGGGGAGTTCAAGCCCTTCATCGCGGGCGGTGACGCCATCACCGGCGGCAGCGGGCGCTGCTCGCTCGGCTTCAACGTCGTCAAGGGCGGGGAGCCGTTCTTCCTGACCGCCGGGCACTGCACCGAGGGCATCACGGACTGGTCGGACGCGGACGGCAACGAGATCGGCACCAACGAGACGTCCAGCTTCCCGGACGACGACTACGGGCTGGTCAAGTACACGGCGGACGTCGAGCACCCGAGCGAGGTGAACCTCTACAACGGTTCCTCGCAGGCCATCAGCGGGGCCGCGGAGGCGACCGTCGGCATGGAGGTCACCCGTAGCGGGTCGACCACCCAGGTGCACGACGGCAAGGTGACCGGCCTGGACGCCACCGTGAACTACGGCAACGGTGACATCGTCAACGGGCTGATCCAGACCGACGTCTGCGCCGAGCCGGGTGACAGTGGTGGGTCGCTGTTCTCCGGTGACAAGGCGATCGGTCTCACCTCCGGTGGCAGCGGTGACTGCACCTCCGGTGGGGAGACGTTCTTCCAGCCGGTGACTGAGGCGCTGTCGGCCACGGGTACCGAGATCGGCTGACGCAGTCGTAGCTTTGCGGAGCCCCGTCCCTCTGTGTGTTGAGGGGCGGGGCTTTCGCGTTGGGTGCGGGATGCCTGCGGCGCCTGTGCGGGTGGAGTGGGGGTGCGCGTAGCGCCTGCGGTGCGTTGTGGGGTCGGGGCCGTGCCGGGGGTGTCCGTCCTCGGTCGGGCGGCTCGGTGTCTTAGAGGGGCGGCCTGCGTTGACGCCCGCCGCTGCGGGCGGACACCCCCGGCACGTCCCCTTGCCGCCGTGGGCGAGTGCGGGCCCGTCGTCACTTCTGCGGTGTTGTGGGCTCCCTTCCCCTCAGTGTCGCCGCCAGGAGGGTGATCGCGATTCCCGCGGCTGCCCAGGCCGAGAGGACCAGGAGGGAGTCGGTTACGTCGTTGCCCTTGAAGTAGGCGATCGAGCGGGTTGCCCAGGTGCCGGCGCCCGGGGGCAGGGCCGGGCCGATGTCCCGCCAGAACGGGGGGAGCAGTGGGGGTGGGAGGGCGCCGCCCGCGCTGGGGTTGCCCAGGATGACGACGATCAGGATCATCAAGCCGATTCCGGCCAGGCCGAAGATGGCCTGGAAGGCGAGGGTGGCCGCGCCCACCGCGAAGATGATCAGGGCGCCCGTGCCCCAGAGCGCGGCGATGCCGCCGGGTAGTGCGCCCAGGATCGGGCCGACGATCAGGGCGCCGCCGAGGCCGCCGACGATGGCCACCAGGGCCATGGCGATGAGGCGGATCACCGAGCGTCTCGGGGTGGGGCGGCGGGCGCCCGAACTGATCGTCATGATCGATGCGCAGAGGTAGCCGCCCACGCACCAGCCCACGGTCACGTAGAAGGACGTGAGCCCGTTGGCGTCGTGCGGGTCGGCGGGGGCCACGTCGACGGTGCGCAGGGTGCGGGCCTCGGACTTCTCCAGGGTGGTGAGGAGGTTCTCCAGGACGGCGGCCAGTGCTCTTCCGCCTCCGGTGGTGATCAGGAGGGTGTCGGTGGTGGCTGTCGGGTCGATCAGCAGGGCGCCGTCGATTTCGCGGTTCAGGATTTGGGCGCGGGCTGTTGCCGCGTCGGGCAGGGCGCGTGGGCTCAGGGGGTCGCCGGGCAGGTTCTGCAGTCGGGTGACCGTCTGCTGGGCGGCTGCCTGAGGGGCCACGACTCCGAAGGGCACGTCCTTGGGCTTGGGGTCATGGAGTGCGCCCACATAGGACGCGATGAAGAGCAGGTGGAGGACCACCACGCCGGTCACGAGCAGGGTGGCTCGTGGAGTGACGGCGTCCTTCACTTCGGCGAGGAAGGGGCTGCTCTGTGTCATGTCCCCACGGTCGAGGGGCGGGGGCGTTTGCGCAGGTGGGAGGCGTCCGAACGGATGTCGTACTAGTGTTCGAGAACGGTCGGGAAATGGTCTATGGTGGGGGTGGGAGAGTTGGGAACTGATGTTCGAGGAGCGGTCGGTCTCGGGCTCACTAGTGCGGGAGGTGCGTGTGTCGGGCTTCGCGCATCTGCACACCGTCTCCGGGTTCTCCCTGCGGTACGGCGCCTCGCATCCGGAGCGGCTGGCCGAGCGCGCCTCCGAGCGGGGCATGGACGCGCTGGCGCTGACCGATCGTGATTCGCTCGGGGGTGCGGTCCGGTTCGCCAAGGCCTGTGCGGGGGTCGGGGTGCGGCCGCTGTTCGGGGTGGAGCTGGCCGTGGAGGGGTTTGGGCTTTCGGGGGTGGGCGGATCCTCGGGGCGGCGGCGGGTTCCGGTGCGCGGGGGTGCCTTTGTCGATGAGTCGGCGCCTCGGGTCACCTTTCTCGGGCGGGACGGGGCCCGGGGGTGGGGTGACCTGTGCCGAATCGTTTCGGCTGCGCATGGCGGGGAGGGGCCGCCGATGCTGCCCCGGGGGGACAACCGGGGTGACGGCCTGATCGTGCTGCTCGGGCCCGGCTCCGACGTCGGGCGGGCGCTCGCCGCCGGTCGTCCCGATCGGGCGGCCCGGCTGCTGGTGCCCTGGCGGGAGGTCTACGGTGACTCGCTGCGCCTGGAGGCCGTCTGGCACGGGCGCAAGGGCACCGGTCCGGGCTCGCTGCGGCTGGCCGCCCGCACCGTCGGCTTCGCCGCCGAGCAGCGGGTGCGGCCCGTGCTGAGCAACGCCGTCCGGTACGCCGACCCGGGGCTGGGGCCGGTCGCCGATGTGCTGGACGCCGCGCGGCGACTCGTGCCCATCGACTCCACCGGGGAACTGGACTCCGGGGAAGCCTGGCTCAAGGGCGCGGGCGAGATGGCGCGGATCGCCGAGCGGGTCGTCGAGGCCGCGGGCTTCCGGCGTGACACCGCCTACCGGCTGCTGGAGCAGACCGGGGCGACGGCCGCCGAGTGCCTCGTCGATCCCGAGGACGACCTCGGGATCGGCAGCGTCCACTTTCCCGAGCCGTACCTCGTCGGCGCCGGGCGGCGCACCGCCCAGCGGGCGCTCGCCTCACGGGCGGTGGCGGGCATGGTGCTGCGCGGCTACGACGGGCGGCGGGCGTACTGGGAGCGGATGCACCAGGAGCTGGACATCATCGCCCATCACGGGTTCGCCTCCTACTTCCTGACGGTCGCTCAGGTGGTGGATGACGTAAGGGGGATGGGGATCCGGGTGGCCGCGCGGGGTTCCGGTGCCGGGTCGCTCGTCAACCATCTGCTCGGCATCGCGCACGCCGATCCCGTGGCGCACGGGCTGCTGATGGAGCGCTTCCTGTCCAAGCGCCGGCTGGTGCTGCCCGACATCGACATCGACGTGGAGTCCGCGCGGCGGCTGGAGGTCTATCGCGCGATCATCGAACGGTTCGGGACCGAGCGGGTCGCCACCGTCTCGATGCCGGAGACCTACCGGGTGCGGCACGCCGTCCGGGACGTGGGCGCGGCCCTGTCCATGGACCCCGCCGACATCGACCGGATCGCCAAGTCCTTCCCGCACATCCGCGCCCGGGACGCCCGGGCGGCGCTGGAGGAACTGCCCGAGCTGCGGCAGCTGGCCGGAGAGCGGGAGCGGTACGGCAGGCTGTGGGAACTGGTCGAGGCGCTGGACGCGCTGCCGCGTGGCATCGCCATGCACCCGTGCGGGGTGCTCCTGTCCGACGCCTCCCTGCTGTCCCGTACGCCGGTCATGCCGACCAGCGGCGAGGGCTTTCCCATGTCGCAGTTCGACAAGGACGACGTCGAGGACCTCGGGCTGCTCAAGCTCGACGTGCTGGGGGTGCGGATGCAGTCGGCGATGGCGCACGCGGTCGCGGAGGTGGCGCGGGTCACGGGGGAGCGGGTCGATCTGGACGCGCTGGAGGACGGGGATCCGGCGACCTATCGACTGATCCGGTCCACCGAGACGCTGGGGTGCTTCCAGATCGAGTCGCCCGGGCAGCGGGACCTGGTCGGTCGCCTTCAGCCGGCCACCTTCCACGATCTCGTCGTCGACATCTCGCTCTTCCGGCCGGGACCCGTCGCCGCCGACATGGTGCGGCCGTTCATCGAGGCGCGGCACGGGCGGGCGCCGGTGCGGTATCCGCACCGGGATCTGGAGGAGCCGCTGCGGGAGACGTACGGGGTCGTCGTCTTCCACGAGCAGATCATCGACATCGTGCACATCATGACCGGCTGCGGGCGGGACGAGGCCGATCGGGTGCGGCGCGGGCTGTCCGACCCGGAGTCGCAGGGGCGGATCCGGGTGTGGTTCGCACAGCACGCCGCGGAGAAGGGGTACGACGCGGAGACCATCCGGCGGACCTGGGAGATCGTCGAGGCCTTCGGGTCGTACGGCTTCTGCAAGGCGCACGCGGTCGCCTTCGCCGTGCCGACCTATCAGTCGGCCTGGCTGAAGGCCCATCATCCGGCCGCCTTCTACGCGGGGCTGCTCACCCATGATCCCGGGATGTATCCGAAGCGGCTGCTGCTGGCGGACGCGCGGCGGCGCGGGGTGCCGATCCTGCCGTTGGACGTGAACGCGTCGGGAGTCGCACACCGTATCGAACTGGTGTCTGAATCGGGGGGTTCGAAGGAGACTTGGGGGCTGCGGCTCGCCCTCTCCGACGTGCACGGCATCAGTGAGGCCGAGGCGGCTCGGATCGCGGACGGGCAGCCGTACGCCTCGCTGCTCGACTTCTGGGAGCGGGGGAGGCCGAGTCGGCCGCTCGCGGGGCGGCTCGCGCAGGTCGGTGCGTTGGACGCCTTCGGGGCCAACCGGCGTGATCTGCAACTGCATCTGACCGAACTGCACCGGGGCGCCCGGGGCGGTGGCGGGGGCCAACTCCCGCTGGCGGGTGGGCGAAAGACGGCCGCGGCCGGGCTGCCCGACCTCACCTCGGCGGAGCGGCTCAGTGCCGAGCTGGGGGTGCTGTCCATGGATGCCTCGCGCAATCTGATGGACGACCACCGGGCGTTCCTCGACGAGCTGGGCGTCGTCCCGGCGCGGCGGCTGCGCGATGCCCGGCACGGCGAGAGCGTGCTGGTCGCGGGGGCCAAGGCGGCCACCCAGACGCCGCCGATCCGGTCCGGCAAGCGGGTCATCTTCAGCACGCTGGACGACGGGACGGGCCTGGTCGACCTCGCCTTCTTCGACGACTCGCACGACGCCTGTGCCCACACTGTCTTCCACTCCTGGCTGCTGCTGGTGCGGGGAGTCGTGCAGCGGCGCGGGCCGCGCAGCCTCAGTGTGGTGGGCTCCGCCGCCTGGAACCTCGCCGAGCTGATCGAGCTGCGCGCCGAGGGCGGACTCGACGTGGTGGCGGCGCGGCTGGCGGAGCCGGTGCCGGAAGCGGCGGGGGACGGCGCGGATCCGGCGCGCGGCCGGCGAATCCAAATGCCCACCGGATACGAACTGAACCCGTGGGCCGATCTGCGACCTGCGGGTCAAGAGCCTTCACAGGTACGGAAGTTGTGGCACCAGAGTCCGGGGAGTGCGGGATGACCATCCTCTGCGTACGTTTCCAGCCGCCGCCGACGGGCGAGGCGGCCCTGCCGGGGCTGCTCGGACTGCTGGAGGACTTCACGCCGGTGGTCCAGGCGCTGCCACCGGACGGGGCGCTGGCCGATCTGCGGGGCGCCGAGCGGTACTTCGGGCGGGACGCGGTCGAGCTGGCGTCGGTGATCCGGGTGCGTGCCCTCGCCCATCACGGGGTCGACTGCGTGATCGGCGCCGGGCCGGGGCCGATGCTGGCCCGCGTGGCGCTGGGGGACGCGCGGCCCGGGGTGACCTGTGCCGTGCCGGAGGAGCCGGACGCCATCGCGGACTTCCTCGCCGACAAGCCGGTGGCCGCGCTGCCCGGCGTCGGCGCCGCGACCGCCCGCACCCTGTGCGAGTACGGCCTCGACACCCTCGGCCTGGTCGCCGCCGCACCGCTGTCCACGCTCCAGCGGCTGATCGGCGCGAAGGCCGGCCGTGAGCTGCGCGAGAAGGCGAGCGGAATCGACCGGGGCCGGGTCGTCCCGAACGGCGTGTCGCGCTCGCTGGCCACCGAACGGCCCTTCACGCGCGACGAGTTGGACTCGGACCGGCATCGCCGCGCCCTGCTCTCGGCCGCCGAGGAACTGGGCGCCCGACTGCGCGCCCTGGACAAGGTCTGCCGCACCCTGACCCTCACCGTCCGCTACGCCGACCGCTCCTCGACGACCCGCAGCCGCACCCTGAAGGAGCCGACGGCCCACTCGGCGGCGCTGACCAGGGCGGCGTACGGCATGTACGAGGCCCTCGGCCTCCAGCGCGCCCGCGTGCGCGCCCTGGCCCTGCGCGCCGAGGGACTCGACCCCGCCGAACAGGCCTCCTACCAGCTCACCTTCGACCCGCTCGACGAGAAGGCCCGCCGTATCGAGGAGGTCGCGGACCGCGCGCGAGCGAAGTTCGGGCCGCATGCGGTGATGCCGGGGTCGCTGGCTCGCCGTTTAGGGCTCAGTTCGCCCACGGCGGCGTGATGAGCGTGCCGTCGGCCAGCTCCGCGGTGAGGCCGATGGACGTGGTGACCCAGGTGGTCGCGGTCCGCTCGGTCGGGTTCTCGACGGCCAGGGTCGCTCCGGGGTTGATGATCAGGGTGTCGTCGGCCGTGATCCGGTCGGTGCGGCCGTCGAGGGTGATCAGCAGCTCACCGTCGAGGAGGTGGAGGATCTCCTCCCGGCTGACGGTGTGCGCGGGCGCCTTGGTCCCGGCCGGGACCTCGCCGCGCCAGGCGCAGAGTTCTTTGCTGCCGGTGAGCGGGGTGGCGTACGAGATGAAACGCGCGCCGTGGATCTCGTGCGTCACGGCGTCGGACGAGCGGATGACGGGCATGGGTGGCCTCCGGTGTGGTCAAGCTTCTTGACTATATGGTCAAGCTGCTTGACCATTTCGTCAAGGGTGTTTCAATGCAGGCGTGCAGAACTCCGAGGCCCTGGCCCTGACCG
It encodes:
- a CDS encoding slipin family protein produces the protein MVEELVAAGVTLASAGVVYVTAAARVVKQYERGVVFRLGKLRSQVRGPGFTMIVPGVDKLRKVNMQIVTMPVPAQEGITRDNVTVRVDAVVYFKVTSPADMVVRVEDYRFAVSQMAQTSLRSIIGKSELDDLLSNRERLNQGLELMIDSPAVEWGVTIDRVEIKDVSLPETMKRSMARQAEADRERRARLINADAEFQASKKLAEAAHQMADTPAALQLRLLQTVMAVAAEKNSTLVLPIPVELLRFLEEGAQVVGSGQQPEGGGGQELPPLEPRLDSGPEGANSRQE
- a CDS encoding DNA polymerase III subunit alpha, yielding MSGFAHLHTVSGFSLRYGASHPERLAERASERGMDALALTDRDSLGGAVRFAKACAGVGVRPLFGVELAVEGFGLSGVGGSSGRRRVPVRGGAFVDESAPRVTFLGRDGARGWGDLCRIVSAAHGGEGPPMLPRGDNRGDGLIVLLGPGSDVGRALAAGRPDRAARLLVPWREVYGDSLRLEAVWHGRKGTGPGSLRLAARTVGFAAEQRVRPVLSNAVRYADPGLGPVADVLDAARRLVPIDSTGELDSGEAWLKGAGEMARIAERVVEAAGFRRDTAYRLLEQTGATAAECLVDPEDDLGIGSVHFPEPYLVGAGRRTAQRALASRAVAGMVLRGYDGRRAYWERMHQELDIIAHHGFASYFLTVAQVVDDVRGMGIRVAARGSGAGSLVNHLLGIAHADPVAHGLLMERFLSKRRLVLPDIDIDVESARRLEVYRAIIERFGTERVATVSMPETYRVRHAVRDVGAALSMDPADIDRIAKSFPHIRARDARAALEELPELRQLAGERERYGRLWELVEALDALPRGIAMHPCGVLLSDASLLSRTPVMPTSGEGFPMSQFDKDDVEDLGLLKLDVLGVRMQSAMAHAVAEVARVTGERVDLDALEDGDPATYRLIRSTETLGCFQIESPGQRDLVGRLQPATFHDLVVDISLFRPGPVAADMVRPFIEARHGRAPVRYPHRDLEEPLRETYGVVVFHEQIIDIVHIMTGCGRDEADRVRRGLSDPESQGRIRVWFAQHAAEKGYDAETIRRTWEIVEAFGSYGFCKAHAVAFAVPTYQSAWLKAHHPAAFYAGLLTHDPGMYPKRLLLADARRRGVPILPLDVNASGVAHRIELVSESGGSKETWGLRLALSDVHGISEAEAARIADGQPYASLLDFWERGRPSRPLAGRLAQVGALDAFGANRRDLQLHLTELHRGARGGGGGQLPLAGGRKTAAAGLPDLTSAERLSAELGVLSMDASRNLMDDHRAFLDELGVVPARRLRDARHGESVLVAGAKAATQTPPIRSGKRVIFSTLDDGTGLVDLAFFDDSHDACAHTVFHSWLLLVRGVVQRRGPRSLSVVGSAAWNLAELIELRAEGGLDVVAARLAEPVPEAAGDGADPARGRRIQMPTGYELNPWADLRPAGQEPSQVRKLWHQSPGSAG
- a CDS encoding DNA polymerase Y family protein encodes the protein MTILCVRFQPPPTGEAALPGLLGLLEDFTPVVQALPPDGALADLRGAERYFGRDAVELASVIRVRALAHHGVDCVIGAGPGPMLARVALGDARPGVTCAVPEEPDAIADFLADKPVAALPGVGAATARTLCEYGLDTLGLVAAAPLSTLQRLIGAKAGRELREKASGIDRGRVVPNGVSRSLATERPFTRDELDSDRHRRALLSAAEELGARLRALDKVCRTLTLTVRYADRSSTTRSRTLKEPTAHSAALTRAAYGMYEALGLQRARVRALALRAEGLDPAEQASYQLTFDPLDEKARRIEEVADRARAKFGPHAVMPGSLARRLGLSSPTAA
- a CDS encoding S1 family peptidase; translation: MRIKRTTPRSGITRRTRLIAVSTGLVAAAAIAIPNATAAETPATFSSAQLKSASGSVLKADIPGTAWAVDSKTNRVMVTVDSTVSQAEIAKIKEQAGANADALTIKSVPGKFSKLIQGGDAIYASSWRCSLGFNVRSSSGAEYFLTAGHCTDGAGTWYSNSGRTQVIGSTAGSSFPGNDYGIVRYSGSVSRPGTANGVDITRAATPSVGTTVIRDGSTTGTHSGRVTALNVSVNYGGGDVVGGLIQTTVCAEPGDSGGSLYGSNGTAYGLTSGGSGNCSSGGTTFFQPVTEALSAYGVSVY
- a CDS encoding S1 family peptidase translates to MKHRRIPKRRAAVAGAGIAALVAAGVTLQTANASETPEASAPKTLSISAAGKLASTLAKDLGGDAAGTYYDAKTKSLVVNVLDDAAADAVEAAGAKARVVENSLAELKSARTTLKKDATIPGTAWVTDPATNKVVVTADRTVSDAEWTKLGKVVDGLGATAELKRTKGEFKPFIAGGDAITGGSGRCSLGFNVVKGGEPFFLTAGHCTEGITDWSDADGNEIGTNETSSFPDDDYGLVKYTADVEHPSEVNLYNGSSQAISGAAEATVGMEVTRSGSTTQVHDGKVTGLDATVNYGNGDIVNGLIQTDVCAEPGDSGGSLFSGDKAIGLTSGGSGDCTSGGETFFQPVTEALSATGTEIG
- a CDS encoding ABC transporter permease codes for the protein MTQSSPFLAEVKDAVTPRATLLVTGVVVLHLLFIASYVGALHDPKPKDVPFGVVAPQAAAQQTVTRLQNLPGDPLSPRALPDAATARAQILNREIDGALLIDPTATTDTLLITTGGGRALAAVLENLLTTLEKSEARTLRTVDVAPADPHDANGLTSFYVTVGWCVGGYLCASIMTISSGARRPTPRRSVIRLIAMALVAIVGGLGGALIVGPILGALPGGIAALWGTGALIIFAVGAATLAFQAIFGLAGIGLMILIVVILGNPSAGGALPPPLLPPFWRDIGPALPPGAGTWATRSIAYFKGNDVTDSLLVLSAWAAAGIAITLLAATLRGREPTTPQK
- a CDS encoding cupin domain-containing protein; this encodes MPVIRSSDAVTHEIHGARFISYATPLTGSKELCAWRGEVPAGTKAPAHTVSREEILHLLDGELLITLDGRTDRITADDTLIINPGATLAVENPTERTATTWVTTSIGLTAELADGTLITPPWAN